One segment of Carya illinoinensis cultivar Pawnee chromosome 13, C.illinoinensisPawnee_v1, whole genome shotgun sequence DNA contains the following:
- the LOC122291546 gene encoding linoleate 13S-lipoxygenase 2-1, chloroplastic-like, which yields MSKPQNVRIAFVPGNIKAEGTSSTEKPTSVKAIVTVKLTVGGFLSDVLVLNKDDITDWLGKTLLLELVSAQLDPKTGLEKETIKGYAQQKSHDEGEVKFESDFEVPSDFGEVGAIFVENERSKEMYLKDITLNGFPNGPVNFSCDSWVHSKDDYPYKRVFFANKSYLPSETPKGLKRLREQELITLRGNGEGERKTHERVYDYDVYNDLGDPDSSDDLKRPVLGGKEHPYPRRCRTGRPRSDKDPLSEKRSSNVYIPRDESFSEVKQLTFSVKALSSVLHALLPSLEAAIVDSELGFPYFTAIDSLFNEGVDLTPPKKSQNKVSLLNILPRLVKAITGAQDDVLRFETPETMDRDKFFWFRDEEFARQTLAGLNPYSIRLVTEWPLKSKLDPKIYGPQESAITTEMIEREIKGFCSVEEAISQKKLYILDYHDLLLPFVSKVREIKGTTLYGSRTLFFLTPEGTLRPLAIELTRPPLNGKPQWREVFAPCWDATGVWMWRLAKAHVLAHDSGYHQLVSHWLRTHCCTEPYIIATNRQLSAIHPIYRLLLPHFRFTMEINALAREALINAGGIIESSFSPGKYSMEFSSVAYDQQWQFNLEALPADLVNRGLAVEDPTAPHGLKLTIEDYPFANDGLLLWDAIKEWVSDYVNYYYPNATTIESDQELQEWWTEIRTVGHGDKKDESWWPVLNTSKDLIQIITTIVWVTSGHHAAVNFGQYTYAGYFPNRPTIARNNMPSEEPSDEFWTKFLRKPEGALLQCFPSKIQATKVMAVLDVLSDHSPDEEYLGKAIEPAWAENPYINAAFERFNGKLKKLEGIIDERNANRDLKNRSGAGIVPYELLKPFSEPGVTGKGVPYSISI from the exons ATGTCGAAACCACAAAATGTTCGAATCGCCTTCGTGCCTGGCAATATTAAAGCCGAAGGAACCAGCTCTACCGAGAAGCCAACCTCTGTCAAAGCCATTGTAACTGTGAAACTTACTGTTGGTGGCTTCCTCTCCGACGTCCTTGTTCTAAACAAAGATGATATAACAGACTGGCTTGGTAAAACACTCCTCTTGGAGCTTGTTAGCGCCCAGCTTGATCCTA agaCGGGATTAGAGAAGGAGACAATCAAAGGGTACGCACAACAGAAAAGCCATGATGAAGGGGAGGTGAAATTTGAGTCAGATTTCGAAGTTCCGTCAGATTTCGGAGAGGTTGGGGCCATTTTTGTGGAGAATGAGCGCAGCAAGGAGATGTATCTCAAGGATATTACCCTTAATGGCTTCCCTAATGGCCCCGTCAATTTCAGCTGTGATTCATGGGTTCACTCAAAGGATGACTATCCTTATAAGAGAGTCTTCTTCGCAAACAAG TCATACTTGCCATCAGAGACACCCAAAGGGTTGAAGAGGCTAAGAGAACAAGAGCTTATCACTTTGAGAGGAAATGGGGAAGGAGAACGAAAGACCCACGAAAGAGTTTACGATTACGATGTCTACAATGATCTTGGAGATCCCGATAGTAGTGACGATCTTAAAAGACCGGTGCTAGGTGGAAAGGAACACCCATATCCTAGGCGTTGCAGAACTGGACGTCCTCGCAGTGACAAAG ATCCATTGTCGGAGAAAAGAAGTAGCAACGTCTATATTCCAAGGGATGAATCCTTCTCAGAAGTAAAGCAGCTAACATTCTCCGTAAAGGCATTATCCTCTGTTTTGCATGCATTACTACCGTCCCTAGAGGCCGCAATCGTTGACAGTGAACTCGGATTCCCTTACTTCACGGCCATAGATTCACTTTTCAATGAGGGGGTAGACTTGACTCCTccgaaaaaatcacaaaacaaagtATCCCTACTCAACATCCTGCCAAGGCTTGTCAAGGCTATTACTGGCGCCCAAGATGATGTGTTGCGGTTTGAGACCCCAGAAACAATGGATA GAGACAAGTTCTTTTGGTTTAGGGATGAAGAATTTGCCAGGCAGACTCTTGCAGGTCTCAACCCGTATAGCATACGGTTGGTCACG GAATGGCCCTTGAAGAGTAAGCTTGACCCAAAGATTTATGGCCCTCAAGAATCAGCAATCACTACAGAAATGATTGAGCGAGAAATCAAAGGCTTTTGTTCTGTTGAGGAG GCCATAAGTCAGAAGAAGTTGTACATTTTAGACTACCATGATCTATTGTTACCCTTTGTGAGCAAAGTAAGAGAAATTAAAGGTACAACTTTGTATGGATCACGGACGCTCTTCTTTCTTACCCCTGAGGGCACGTTAAGGCCATTGGCCATTGAGCTAACTCGGCCACCATTAAATGGAAAGCCACAATGGAGAGAAGTTTTCGCACCCTGTTGGGATGCTACAGGTGTCTGGATGTGGAGGCTTGCCAAAGCTCATGTACTAGCCCACGACTCCGGTTATCACCAACTTGTCAGTCATTG GCTACGAACTCATTGTTGCACAGAACCTTATATAATTGCAACAAACAGACAACTTAGTGCAATCCACCCAATTTATAGACTATTGCTCCCTCATTTTCGGTTCACTATGGAGATTAATGCTCTCGCTCGAGAAGCTCTCATCAATGCAGGAGGGATTATTGAGAGTTCATTCTCACCCGGAAAGTATTCAATGGAATTTAGCTCTGTCGCTTATGACCAGCAGTGGCAATTCAACCTCGAGGCACTGCCAGCAGATTTAGTTAACAG GGGGCTCGCTGTTGAAGATCCAACTGCTCCACATGGCCTAAAGTTGACAATTGAGGACTATCCCTTTGCTAATGATGGCCTTCTTCTGTGGGATGCCATCAAAGAGTGGGTTAGTGACTATGTCAATTACTATTATCCTAATGCGACGACCATAGAGTCCGATCAAGAGCTACAAGAATGGTGGACAGAAATCCGAACAGTTGGCCATGGTGACAAAAAGGATGAATCATGGTGGCCGGTCCTCAATACCTCAAAAGACCTTATACAAATTATCACAACAATCGTATGGGTGACTTCTGGTCACCATGCAGCCGTGAACTTTGGACAATACACCTACGCTGGTTATTTCCCAAATCGGCCTACTATTGCTAGGAACAATATGCCCTCTGAAGAACCTTCTGATGAATTTTGgaccaaattcttgagaaagcCTGAAGGTGCACTCTTACAATGCTTTCCTTCAAAAATTCAAGCAACAAAAGTCATGGCTGTTTTGGACGTACTATCAGATCATTCTCCAGATGAAGAGTATCTAGGGAAGGCAATTGAGCCGGCATGGGCTGAGAATCCATATATAAATGCCGCCTTTGAGAGATTTAATGGGAAGTTGAAGAAGCTTGAAGGAATTATTGATGAGAGGAATGCCAATAGGGACTTGAAGAATAGAAGCGGGGCTGGGATTGTGCCTTATGAGCTTTTGAAACCCTTTTCTGAACCTGGAGTGACTGGAAAAGGAGTTCCCTATAGCATTTCCATTTGA